A stretch of the Dyella telluris genome encodes the following:
- a CDS encoding aspartyl/asparaginyl beta-hydroxylase domain-containing protein → MDSLYELSSRAIRRLYDARINTPPVLDIDACFPDARRFHDAWEVIRGEAMAVLESAEPIPRFHEIMPAQAAISATDGRDWRMLLLKVYGQDVPSNMARCPFLAELLTACPEVLSATLSFLAPGKHIPRHSGPFRGILRYQLNLESPLAEDGQPGAVLWLAGEEHRLGNGEQLLWDDTYPHEVWNRSGQTRVALLLDVHRPDMPLDLRLLSSAVTKGVGIVARWRGIA, encoded by the coding sequence ATGGATTCGCTCTATGAGCTGTCATCACGGGCCATACGCCGTCTATACGACGCCCGCATCAACACGCCGCCCGTACTGGATATCGACGCCTGCTTCCCGGATGCCCGCCGCTTTCACGACGCGTGGGAGGTCATCCGCGGCGAAGCCATGGCCGTACTGGAAAGCGCGGAACCCATTCCCCGTTTCCACGAGATCATGCCGGCCCAGGCGGCCATCTCCGCCACCGATGGCCGCGACTGGCGGATGTTGCTGCTCAAGGTCTACGGGCAGGACGTTCCCTCCAACATGGCGCGCTGCCCGTTCCTGGCCGAACTGCTCACCGCCTGCCCCGAGGTGCTGTCAGCCACGCTGTCGTTTCTCGCGCCGGGCAAGCACATCCCGCGGCACAGCGGCCCTTTTCGCGGCATCCTGCGTTACCAGCTGAACCTGGAATCACCACTGGCCGAGGATGGCCAGCCGGGCGCCGTACTGTGGCTCGCCGGCGAAGAGCATCGCCTGGGCAATGGCGAGCAGCTGCTATGGGACGACACCTACCCGCACGAAGTCTGGAACCGCAGCGGGCAGACCCGCGTGGCGTTGCTGCTGGACGTGCATCGTCCCGACATGCCACTGGACCTGCGCCTGCTATCGAGCGCCGTCACCAAGGGAGTGGGCATCGTGGCCCGCTGGCGCGGCATTGCCTGA
- a CDS encoding Dps family protein, which translates to MGKTSKAKSDAGSVKTRQKAALNTPSPLGEKATRDISGELNALLSDILALYLKTKNFHWHMSGPYFRDYHLLLDEQSDEIYATVDPIAERVRKLGGTTLRSLGHAKRLARLSDNDADFVTPDDMLAELREDNQRLAGFMRATHELCDEYGDVATASLLENWIDEAERRVWFLFETSRRS; encoded by the coding sequence ATGGGCAAGACAAGCAAGGCCAAGAGTGACGCTGGCAGCGTCAAGACGCGCCAGAAGGCGGCCCTGAACACGCCCTCGCCGCTGGGCGAAAAGGCGACTCGCGACATCTCGGGCGAGCTCAATGCGCTGCTGTCCGACATCCTGGCCCTGTACCTGAAGACCAAGAATTTCCACTGGCATATGTCCGGCCCGTACTTCCGCGACTACCACCTGCTGCTGGACGAGCAGTCGGACGAGATCTACGCCACGGTGGACCCTATCGCCGAGCGCGTGCGCAAACTGGGCGGCACCACGCTGCGTTCGCTGGGGCACGCCAAGCGCCTTGCGCGCCTGTCCGACAACGATGCGGATTTCGTCACGCCGGATGACATGCTGGCCGAGCTGCGCGAGGACAACCAGCGCCTGGCCGGCTTCATGCGCGCGACCCATGAGTTGTGCGACGAGTACGGCGACGTGGCCACGGCCAGCCTGCTGGAGAACTGGATCGACGAGGCCGAGCGCCGCGTGTGGTTCCTGTTCGAGACGAGTCGCCGCTCGTAA
- the fusA gene encoding elongation factor G, translating into MARKKSLQLYRNLGIIAHIDAGKTTTTERILYYTGRKHQIVDVHDTKDGKGSTTTDYLEQERKRGITIQSAAVSTEWKGHQINLIDTPGHVDFTIEVNRSLRVLDGAVVVFDGVAGVEPQTETNWRLADQYNVPRLCYVNKMDRIGANFEHCVKGIRERLGANVLLCQVPLGSHDEFIGMADLVAGVGYIWKGDDKDSPWDTVPLDEIAGRVKFSAAGDQSWVANLAKLRQETLEYALAMDDEAFDRLIETGEFDPEVLKACIRKGCVSGKLVPVFCGSSYRNKGVQQLLDAVIDYLPYPGENGGIALVDEDGHVTGEQGVIDDAPARALAFKVINDQFGTLTFCRIYSGVISKGDTLLNVTRGRKERIGRIVEVQANATKEIDEVRAGDICAFVSLKETETGDSLSDPAHPALLERMRFPDPVISVSVEPKSRNDIDKLSTALYKMVKADPSLRLEVDKETGQTVLKGMGELHLEVTIDRMRTELGVDAIMGKPKVSFREAFGRTIEHTYTHKKQSGGSGQFAEVTMVFEPGETGTGVVFADEIVGGRVPREFIPAVEHAVDVESREGQVAGYEVVDFKARLIDGKYHDVDSSALAFEIATRQCFREAQRMSKPKLLEPIMRLEVVTEADYLGDVIGDINRRRGSVSDQGQKGPQAFVQGFVPLAEMFGYINFLRSATRGRGTFTMEFDHYEEVPANLVDTLMEKEAKAK; encoded by the coding sequence ATGGCACGCAAGAAGTCGCTTCAGCTGTACCGGAACCTGGGCATCATCGCGCACATCGACGCGGGCAAGACCACGACCACCGAGCGCATCCTGTACTACACGGGCAGGAAGCATCAGATCGTGGACGTGCACGACACCAAGGACGGCAAGGGCTCCACCACCACCGATTACCTGGAGCAGGAGCGCAAGCGCGGCATCACCATCCAGTCGGCGGCGGTGTCCACCGAGTGGAAGGGCCACCAGATCAACCTGATCGATACGCCAGGACACGTCGATTTCACCATCGAGGTGAATCGCAGCCTGCGCGTGCTCGACGGTGCCGTGGTGGTGTTCGATGGCGTGGCCGGCGTGGAACCGCAGACCGAGACCAACTGGCGCCTTGCCGACCAGTACAACGTGCCGCGCCTGTGCTACGTCAACAAGATGGACCGCATCGGCGCGAACTTCGAGCACTGCGTGAAGGGCATCCGCGAGCGCCTGGGTGCCAACGTGCTGCTGTGCCAGGTGCCGCTGGGCAGCCACGACGAATTCATCGGCATGGCCGACCTGGTGGCCGGCGTCGGTTACATCTGGAAGGGCGACGACAAGGACAGCCCGTGGGACACCGTGCCGCTGGACGAGATTGCCGGGCGCGTGAAGTTCTCCGCCGCGGGCGACCAGTCGTGGGTGGCCAACCTTGCCAAGCTGCGCCAGGAAACCCTGGAATATGCGCTGGCGATGGACGATGAAGCCTTCGATCGACTGATCGAAACCGGTGAGTTCGATCCGGAAGTGCTCAAGGCCTGCATTCGCAAGGGCTGCGTGTCCGGCAAGCTGGTACCGGTGTTCTGCGGCTCTTCGTACCGCAACAAGGGCGTGCAGCAGTTGCTGGACGCCGTGATCGACTACCTGCCGTACCCGGGCGAGAACGGTGGCATCGCGCTGGTCGACGAAGATGGCCATGTCACGGGCGAGCAGGGCGTTATCGACGATGCGCCGGCACGGGCATTGGCGTTCAAGGTGATCAACGACCAGTTCGGCACGCTCACCTTCTGCCGCATCTACTCGGGCGTGATCAGCAAGGGCGACACCTTGCTCAACGTCACGCGTGGGCGGAAGGAGCGCATCGGGCGCATCGTGGAAGTGCAGGCCAATGCCACCAAGGAAATCGACGAGGTTCGCGCGGGTGATATCTGCGCGTTCGTGTCACTCAAGGAGACCGAAACCGGCGACTCGCTGTCCGATCCCGCGCATCCGGCCTTGCTGGAGCGCATGCGCTTCCCTGATCCGGTGATCAGCGTGTCGGTGGAGCCCAAGAGCCGCAACGACATCGACAAGCTTTCCACCGCGCTCTACAAGATGGTGAAAGCGGATCCGTCGCTTCGCCTGGAAGTGGACAAGGAAACCGGCCAGACCGTGCTCAAGGGCATGGGCGAGCTGCACCTGGAAGTGACCATCGACCGCATGCGCACTGAGCTGGGCGTGGACGCCATCATGGGCAAGCCCAAGGTGAGCTTCCGCGAGGCGTTCGGCCGCACGATCGAGCACACCTACACGCACAAGAAGCAGTCAGGCGGCTCGGGCCAGTTTGCCGAGGTGACCATGGTGTTCGAGCCGGGCGAAACCGGCACGGGCGTGGTGTTCGCCGACGAGATTGTCGGTGGCCGCGTGCCGCGCGAATTCATCCCGGCGGTGGAGCACGCCGTGGACGTGGAATCCCGCGAGGGTCAGGTGGCCGGTTACGAGGTGGTGGACTTCAAGGCGCGCCTGATCGACGGCAAATACCACGACGTCGATTCGTCCGCGCTGGCCTTCGAAATCGCCACGCGCCAGTGCTTCCGCGAAGCCCAGCGGATGAGCAAGCCCAAGCTGCTGGAGCCGATCATGCGGCTGGAAGTGGTGACTGAAGCCGATTACCTCGGCGATGTCATTGGCGACATCAATCGCCGTCGCGGTTCGGTAAGCGATCAGGGTCAGAAGGGTCCGCAGGCATTCGTGCAAGGCTTCGTGCCGCTGGCGGAAATGTTCGGTTACATCAATTTCCTGCGCTCGGCCACGCGTGGTCGCGGCACCTTCACCATGGAGTTCGATCACTACGAGGAAGTGCCTGCCAACCTGGTGGACACACTGATGGAAAAGGAAGCGAAGGCGAAGTAA
- a CDS encoding thioredoxin family protein has translation MPNTLPRRKAALLVATLMASSALGLHAAETRAPLTIDEALKASAEQHRPVILDFQAVWCYSCYYMASHVLNGKEWEAVERKAIVVEADADSPDGQAWMKKLNASFLPSYVVLDAHGNELGRITAEQPREKFYPKINAILATGDTLDGLKQKAAKGTVDDVANVLEAYQARSEGSGGLDWFATLPVAQQQSAKKQARVGVTLDQLVLIKAETAKDDIAVIAAAQKVLAQDIGCQRPYVLDHLLASSEKLPAAARKTLLAAQRKPLDTYVNSQVLVATPACADQRSAVLTSVELDEALGDQAAATAILDRAITQTRQRLGNNLASDRNLADNLRIYLQRDKRTAELDDYQRKLIAAYPNDYVYAYRYGRSLVDAGKPADALPYLTQAADKAYGANRLAVALQRVKALKALHRNDEAKKLADDVLETNGPWFPKQADALKAELKA, from the coding sequence ATGCCCAACACCCTTCCCCGCAGGAAAGCCGCCTTGCTTGTCGCCACGCTGATGGCCTCGTCGGCCCTTGGCCTGCATGCCGCGGAAACCCGCGCGCCGCTGACCATCGACGAAGCACTAAAGGCCTCGGCGGAACAACACCGCCCGGTGATTCTCGATTTCCAGGCCGTGTGGTGTTACTCCTGCTACTACATGGCCAGCCATGTATTGAACGGCAAGGAGTGGGAAGCGGTGGAGCGCAAGGCCATCGTGGTCGAGGCCGACGCGGATTCGCCGGACGGCCAGGCATGGATGAAGAAGCTCAATGCATCGTTCCTGCCCAGCTACGTGGTGCTGGACGCGCATGGCAATGAACTGGGCCGCATCACGGCGGAGCAGCCGCGCGAGAAGTTCTATCCGAAGATCAACGCCATCCTCGCCACCGGCGACACGCTCGATGGCCTGAAACAAAAGGCCGCCAAGGGCACCGTCGACGATGTCGCCAACGTGCTGGAGGCCTATCAGGCCCGCTCCGAAGGCAGCGGTGGCCTGGACTGGTTCGCCACCCTGCCCGTCGCACAGCAGCAGAGTGCGAAGAAGCAGGCCCGTGTCGGCGTGACGCTCGACCAGCTCGTGCTGATCAAGGCCGAAACAGCCAAGGACGATATCGCCGTGATCGCTGCCGCGCAGAAGGTGCTGGCGCAAGACATCGGCTGCCAGCGTCCCTACGTGCTCGATCACCTGCTGGCCTCCAGCGAGAAACTGCCCGCTGCAGCACGCAAGACGCTGCTCGCCGCACAACGCAAGCCACTCGACACCTACGTGAATTCCCAGGTGCTGGTTGCCACGCCGGCCTGCGCCGACCAGCGCAGCGCCGTGCTGACCAGCGTCGAACTGGACGAGGCGCTCGGTGATCAGGCGGCGGCCACCGCGATTCTGGACCGCGCCATCACGCAGACGCGCCAGCGGCTGGGCAACAACCTGGCCAGCGACCGCAACCTGGCGGACAACCTGCGCATCTACCTGCAGCGCGACAAGCGCACCGCTGAACTGGATGACTACCAGCGCAAGCTGATCGCTGCCTACCCCAACGATTACGTCTACGCGTATCGCTACGGCCGCAGCCTGGTGGACGCGGGCAAACCCGCCGATGCCCTGCCGTACCTGACTCAGGCAGCCGACAAGGCCTATGGCGCCAACCGTCTCGCCGTCGCGCTTCAGCGCGTGAAAGCACTGAAGGCCCTGCATCGCAATGACGAAGCGAAGAAACTGGCCGACGACGTACTGGAAACCAACGGGCCGTGGTTCCCGAAGCAGGCGGACGCACTGAAGGCCGAGCTCAAGGCCTGA
- a CDS encoding mechanosensitive ion channel family protein encodes MDSLVRWWQHDPWTRLGMAVAAALLAAMVLRLLAYAVLRRLARRRPLAADLLGRASAPMEWLIPLLMLLAALRVLPDADVLPAFVLVQHVLLIALMVALVWLALRCLGVLELAAIHRYPVDVADNLAARRMLTQVRVLRRTADVLVILLGTSAILLTIPGVRQIGASLLASAGVAGLALGLAAKPVLSNLIAGLQIALTQPIRLDDVVIIQGEWGRIEEITGSYVVVRIWDERRMVVPLNWFMENPFQNWTRNSAQLLGAVFLWMDYGVPIQPLRDEFARLCHEAPEWDGRVCVMQVTDTSERAVQLRALMSSADSGRNFDLRCKVREGLLAFIKANYPEALPRIRAEFGRSGDAAAEGSGNAAPAGHDAHSLGDGAR; translated from the coding sequence ATGGATAGTCTGGTGCGCTGGTGGCAGCACGATCCGTGGACGCGGCTGGGCATGGCTGTCGCGGCGGCGCTGCTGGCCGCGATGGTGTTGCGTCTGCTGGCCTACGCCGTTCTGCGGCGACTGGCCCGGCGTCGTCCGCTGGCCGCTGACTTGCTGGGGCGCGCCAGTGCGCCGATGGAGTGGCTGATACCGCTACTGATGCTGCTGGCCGCGTTGCGCGTGCTGCCGGATGCTGATGTCCTGCCGGCGTTCGTGCTGGTGCAACACGTGCTGCTCATCGCGTTGATGGTCGCCCTGGTATGGCTCGCGCTGCGTTGCCTGGGTGTGCTGGAGCTTGCCGCCATTCACCGGTATCCGGTGGATGTGGCCGACAACCTGGCGGCGCGTCGCATGCTCACCCAGGTGCGCGTGCTTCGGCGGACTGCGGATGTGCTGGTGATCCTGCTGGGTACGTCGGCGATCCTGCTGACGATACCCGGCGTGCGCCAGATCGGCGCCAGCCTGCTGGCGTCGGCGGGCGTGGCAGGGTTGGCGCTCGGTCTTGCCGCCAAGCCGGTGCTGAGCAATCTCATCGCCGGCCTGCAGATTGCGTTGACCCAGCCCATCCGCCTGGATGACGTGGTGATCATCCAGGGCGAATGGGGGCGTATCGAGGAGATCACCGGCAGCTATGTGGTGGTGCGCATCTGGGACGAGCGCCGCATGGTGGTGCCGCTCAACTGGTTCATGGAAAACCCCTTCCAGAACTGGACGCGCAACAGTGCGCAGCTGCTCGGTGCCGTGTTCCTGTGGATGGATTACGGCGTGCCGATCCAGCCGTTGCGTGACGAGTTCGCCCGCCTGTGCCACGAGGCCCCCGAGTGGGATGGGCGTGTCTGCGTGATGCAGGTGACCGATACCAGCGAGCGCGCGGTGCAGTTGCGTGCACTGATGAGTTCCGCCGATTCCGGGCGGAATTTCGACCTGCGGTGCAAGGTGCGCGAGGGCTTGCTTGCCTTCATCAAGGCCAACTACCCGGAGGCGTTGCCGCGCATCCGGGCCGAGTTTGGTCGATCGGGTGATGCGGCCGCCGAAGGCTCAGGCAATGCCGCGCCAGCGGGCCACGATGCCCACTCCCTTGGTGACGGCGCTCGATAG
- a CDS encoding PD40 domain-containing protein, whose amino-acid sequence MRITFRPVALLATLMPFCAMAGAPALDVQPWTPAGISSDLFESHPAFDPLTGDVYFVRSSKSFSGWRILYSHCDGTRWSKPLPAPFAGAGVEADPWFTPDGHRVYFISTRATGSTKSKDLDIWRVDRRQDGHWEKPVRLPEPVNSGEAEWFPRLAPDGWLYFGSNRQGGLGKNDIWRARESAPGHWKVENAGAALNTAGNEYEALPSPDGQWLVLNADGGYYTSRMGANGWQPRTRLGPEINVNGSEIGALFSPSGKSLLFARDTGEPKSGEFFVWHIEGSEAWPPTCGATPG is encoded by the coding sequence ATGCGCATCACGTTCCGTCCAGTCGCCTTGCTCGCTACGCTGATGCCGTTCTGTGCGATGGCCGGCGCGCCCGCGCTGGACGTGCAACCGTGGACGCCTGCCGGTATTTCCAGCGACCTGTTCGAGTCACATCCGGCGTTTGATCCGCTGACCGGCGACGTGTACTTCGTACGCAGCTCCAAATCGTTTTCCGGCTGGCGCATCCTCTATTCGCATTGCGACGGCACGCGCTGGAGCAAGCCATTGCCTGCGCCGTTCGCCGGAGCCGGGGTGGAGGCCGATCCCTGGTTCACGCCCGACGGCCACCGCGTGTATTTCATTTCCACGCGCGCCACCGGAAGCACCAAGAGCAAGGATCTGGATATCTGGCGCGTGGATCGCCGGCAGGACGGCCACTGGGAGAAACCGGTGCGCCTGCCGGAGCCGGTGAACTCGGGCGAGGCGGAATGGTTTCCGCGACTGGCGCCCGATGGCTGGCTGTACTTCGGGTCGAACCGCCAGGGCGGCTTGGGCAAGAACGACATCTGGCGCGCCCGCGAATCCGCGCCGGGGCATTGGAAGGTGGAGAATGCCGGCGCGGCGCTCAATACGGCAGGCAACGAGTATGAGGCGCTGCCTTCACCGGATGGCCAATGGCTGGTGCTCAATGCCGATGGTGGGTACTACACGTCGCGCATGGGAGCGAATGGCTGGCAGCCGCGCACCAGGCTGGGCCCCGAGATCAACGTCAACGGCTCGGAAATCGGCGCGCTGTTCTCGCCATCGGGTAAATCGCTGCTGTTCGCGCGGGACACGGGCGAGCCGAAGTCGGGCGAGTTCTTCGTCTGGCATATCGAAGGCAGCGAGGCGTGGCCGCCGACCTGCGGGGCCACGCCTGGTTGA
- a CDS encoding TetR/AcrR family transcriptional regulator, with translation MPYSPEHKIQTRARIVESARRLFNRHGFQQVTIDQIMADAGLTRGAFYHHFDSKDELYAAAVASFATCNPFAAKMSGGGLSVENPRQLATMLVDLYLSDEVLDDINMHCPLYALPSDVARAGLEPQQAYTDLIRGMSEVYRLALKGVRDADRRAESMVSLCVGGMVLARTTNDPGLRRSLRASARHQALSLLQA, from the coding sequence ATGCCCTATAGCCCTGAACACAAGATCCAGACCCGTGCGCGCATCGTGGAATCGGCGCGACGCCTGTTCAACCGCCATGGGTTCCAGCAGGTCACCATCGACCAGATCATGGCCGACGCCGGACTCACCCGCGGCGCGTTCTACCATCACTTCGACAGCAAGGACGAACTGTACGCCGCCGCGGTGGCGAGCTTCGCCACCTGCAATCCATTCGCCGCCAAGATGTCCGGGGGCGGCCTTTCCGTCGAAAACCCGCGCCAGCTGGCCACCATGCTGGTGGATCTGTACCTGAGCGACGAAGTGCTGGACGACATCAACATGCATTGCCCGCTGTATGCGCTGCCATCGGATGTGGCGCGGGCGGGGCTTGAGCCGCAACAGGCCTATACCGACCTGATCCGCGGCATGAGCGAGGTGTATCGCCTGGCGCTCAAGGGCGTGCGCGATGCCGACCGCCGCGCAGAATCCATGGTGTCGCTGTGCGTGGGCGGCATGGTGCTGGCGCGCACCACCAACGATCCGGGGCTGCGCCGCTCACTGCGCGCCTCGGCACGTCACCAGGCACTGTCCTTGCTGCAGGCCTGA
- a CDS encoding glutathione S-transferase family protein, protein MKIYWIRAQAPRRVLALVKHLGLDAQFVWMDAKVGAMRAPDYAAINPNCKAPTLVDGDFVLWESSAIMAWLCNKAGSDMWPSRQPDEQVQVLRWLSWNDNHWARAVGPFYFEHVVKATFGLGPPDPAELEPMIPQLKSLAVILDSWLEGRDFVACHRLTIADFQLAAMACDWRRAQMPLAEFPNIVRWLDGLDRLPAWADPWPAHPVDAEPEHA, encoded by the coding sequence ATGAAGATCTACTGGATCAGGGCGCAGGCGCCGCGCCGGGTGCTGGCACTGGTAAAACACCTGGGGCTGGATGCGCAGTTCGTCTGGATGGATGCCAAAGTCGGCGCGATGCGCGCGCCGGATTACGCTGCGATCAATCCCAACTGCAAGGCTCCGACGCTGGTCGATGGCGATTTCGTGCTGTGGGAGTCGTCGGCCATCATGGCCTGGCTGTGCAACAAGGCCGGCTCGGACATGTGGCCTTCGCGGCAGCCGGATGAGCAGGTGCAGGTACTGCGCTGGCTGTCATGGAACGACAACCACTGGGCGCGCGCCGTCGGGCCGTTCTACTTCGAGCATGTGGTCAAGGCGACTTTCGGCCTCGGCCCGCCCGATCCCGCCGAGCTGGAGCCGATGATTCCGCAGCTGAAGAGTCTTGCGGTCATCCTGGACAGCTGGCTCGAGGGGCGCGACTTCGTTGCCTGCCATCGCCTCACCATTGCCGATTTCCAGCTCGCCGCCATGGCGTGCGACTGGCGGCGGGCGCAGATGCCGCTGGCAGAGTTTCCCAACATCGTGCGCTGGCTGGATGGGTTGGATCGCTTGCCGGCATGGGCCGATCCATGGCCGGCCCACCCGGTTGACGCCGAGCCCGAGCACGCCTGA